From a region of the Helianthus annuus cultivar XRQ/B chromosome 5, HanXRQr2.0-SUNRISE, whole genome shotgun sequence genome:
- the LOC110940981 gene encoding FIP1[V]-like protein isoform X2, translating into MDDVDDDFGDLYADVEVEATSAINTAPPFSKTQCVTDEIDRACVSVNNDEDEDDDDEDDDLDIVLNSDDDSIKRSDGYTILSVRNRELQDEDDDNYLRSQSVAYGSDLKGIGCLSAAYWQQLGSRSMGAQTAQRFSLPRARNILDVNIDVFEQKPWRHPGADITDYFNFGFNEDSWKVYCNQVDEYRHRGFVSSGTTPSEPAQSTEVYTNKGQAIQVEDSIFERQSSMDVRRQLDRDSDAIQITILDPADTSVPEASDHGDGCGDDMTDHLSFSSASIDESVEEKDVETYIHPPKMRSGSEIYAIHQVVTDETVGTSNDTKESNLVEKSFEAEKIPANRSYSYEDDAYMDTRKAYTHDRCLTRLTRSMKSDYHHSEDSGKLDDNRRPDENRYRARKLGDDRKNRNRIYHKRSNSPVYNNHENDYIISKRTYDKRKSDEYRYHARHNNGIFPVFDEVHSTFRQRLHAFDPYNAEDISYSKSEVPSDYYGEKFCGYEDWDTEKFGANMDRSISRSLEEDEYYDERRRYIEDRGEMEESYLDPGHYNDTHIEKLRSFTNSDRKRYDIEYTRWEFRGPGRNKRTVCGVYSELDNPLLKRDNERSFASRSSEESHIKSCRWDGNMMPKRSVYRRRESYRGQYSEPFDREDYMIDVDGGVECEDEIMFRHEDAKFCAHRNSFLFGKVSRRKRFVSEPDPYPDHVEELIDDPYDGSGYVKELTAGQHANRCRYFKQKNEVFGASKSSKAYRKSRERLPLSFRNPQLVVGEVKFSKKHKKPKWMDLDTCLNDKAARADETKAADEALDIEEGQILTEEVKVGPMMDKTRSYANGSRNQNGKSGFDSTRILEAMAKMEKRRARFNAPVAVARKDSYSSIKVAAVDPIQETGSNKQQRPARKRRWGASEK; encoded by the exons ATGGATGACGTAGATGACGATTTCGGTGATTTATACGCAGACGTTGAAGTGGAGGCAACCTCCGCCATCAACACTGCTCCACCATTCTCCAAAACACAGTGTGTAACCGATGAAATCGATCGAGCATGTGTTAGTGTTAACAACGATGaggatgaagacgatgacgatgAGGATGACGATTTGGACATTGTTTTGAATAGCGATGATGATAGTATTAAGCGCAGTGACGGTTATACAATTTTAAGTGTCCGAAATAGAGAGTTgcaagatgaagatgatgataat TATCTAAGGTCTCAATCAGTAGCGTATGGAAGCGATTTGAAAGGAATCGGATGTTTGTCAGCGGCTTATTGGCAGCAGTTGGGGTCAAGGTCAATGGGAGCTCAAACTGCACAAAGATTCTCACTTCCCAGGGCTAG GAACATACTAGATGTGAACATTGATGTATTTGAGCAGAAGCCTTGGAGGCATCCCGGAGCCGATATAACAGACTATTTCAATTTCGGGTTTAATGAAGATAGTTGGAAGGTTTATTGCAACCAAGTG GATGAATATCGTCATAGAGGATTTGTGTCTAGTGGGACCACACCCTCAGAGCCTGCTCAGTCAACAGAAGTGTACACG AATAAAGGCCAAGCTATTCAAGTAGAAGACAGCATTTTTGAGCGTCAATCATCCATGGATGTAAGGCGCCAACTGGACCGTGATTCAGATGCTATACAA ATCACCATTTTGGATCCAGCGGACACTTCCGTACCTGAAGCATCCGATCATGGAGATGGTTGTGGTGATGACATGACTGATCATCTTTCGTTTAGTAGTGCAAGCATCGATGAATCCGTTGAAGAGAAGGATGTGGAGACGTACATACATCCCCCTAAAATGAGAAGTGGTTCTGAAATTTATGCAATTCATCAGGTCGTAACAGATGAAACAGTCGGAACTTCAAATGATACAAAAGAATCTAATTTGGTAGAAAAATCATTTGAGGCAGAAAAGATCCCTGCAAATCGTTCTTATTCATATGAAGATGATGCGTATATGGATACGCGAAAAGCCTACACTCACGACAGATGTCTTactcggttgactcggtcaatGAAGTCCGACTACCATCATTCGGAGGACTCAGGCAAATTAGACGACAACAGAAGACCTGACGAGAATAGATATCGTGCCAGAAAGTTGGGTGACGATAGAAAAAATCGCAACCGTATATATCATAAAAGGAGTAATAGTCCTGTATATAACAATCATGAAAATGATTACATCATCTCAAAAAGAACATATGACAAAAGAAAATCTGATGAGTATAGATATCATGCTAGACACAATAATGGGATTTTTCCCGTGTTTGATGAGGTGCACTCTACTTTTCGCCAAAGATTGCATGCTTTTGATCCGTATAATGCGGAAGACATATCATATTCAAAATCAGAAGTGCCTTCAGATTACTACGGTGAAAAGTTTTGTGGCTATGAAGATTGGGATACTGAAAAGTTTGGAGCCAATATGGATCGGTCCATTTCCAGAAGTTTAGAAGAGGATGAATATTATGATGAACGAAGAAGATATATTGAAGATAGAGGAGAAATGGAGGAATCTTATCTTGATCCGGGGCATTATAATGATACACATATAGAGAAGTTAAGATCTTTTACTAATAGTGACAGAAAAAGATATGATATTGAATATACTAGATGGGAATTTAGAGGCCCTGGAAGAAACAAGAGGACGGTTTGCGGTGTATATTCTGAATTAGATAATCCTTTGTTAAAAAGAGACAATGAACGGTCTTTTGCATCGCGATCTTCTGAAGAATCCCATATCAAGAGTTGCAGATGGGATGGTAACATGATGCCTAAACGTAGTGTTTACAGAAGACGTGAAAGTTACAGAGGACAATATTCTGAACCTTTTGATAGAGAAGATTACATGATTGACGTTGATGGTGGCGTTGAATGTGAAGATGAAATTATGTTTAGGCACGAAGATGCTAAATTTTGTGCTCACCGAAATTCATTTTTGTTTGGAAAGGTTTCAAGACGTAAAAGGTTTGTTTCTGAACCTGATCCTTATCCTGATCACGTGGAGGAGTTGATTGATGATCCGTATGATGGGTCTGGTTATGTCAAGGAGTTGACCGCTGGTCAACATGCAAATCGGTGTAGATATTTTAAACAGAAAAATGAAGTTTTCGGTGCTAGTAAATCTAGTAAAGCATATAGAAAAAGTCGTGAAAGACTACCACTGAGCTTCAGGAATCCACAGTTGGTTGTTGGGGAAGTAAAG TTCTCTAAAAAACACAAGAAACCCAAATGGATGGATCTCGACACATGTCTAAACGATAAGGCGGCCCGAGCTGATGAAACAAAAGCAGCTGATGAAGCGTTGGACATTGAGGAAGGCCAGATTCTAACTGAAGAAGTAAAAGTGGGACCCATGATGGATAAAACCAGGTCATACGCAAATGGGTCCCGCAATCAAAACGGAAAATCTGGGTTTGATAGTACTCGGATTCTTGAGGCAATGGCAAAGATGGAAAAACGAAGAGCACGTTTTAATGCTCCTGTTGCTGTCGCTAGAAAGGATTCATATAGCTCGATCAAGGTTGCCGCTGTGGACCCGATTCAAGAAACTGGCTCAAATAAGCAACAAAGACCTGCTAGAAAGAGGAGATGGGGAGCGAGCGAGAAGTGA
- the LOC110940981 gene encoding FIP1[V]-like protein isoform X1: MDDVDDDFGDLYADVEVEATSAINTAPPFSKTQCVTDEIDRACVSVNNDEDEDDDDEDDDLDIVLNSDDDSIKRSDGYTILSVRNRELQDEDDDNVGSEYLRSQSVAYGSDLKGIGCLSAAYWQQLGSRSMGAQTAQRFSLPRARNILDVNIDVFEQKPWRHPGADITDYFNFGFNEDSWKVYCNQVDEYRHRGFVSSGTTPSEPAQSTEVYTNKGQAIQVEDSIFERQSSMDVRRQLDRDSDAIQITILDPADTSVPEASDHGDGCGDDMTDHLSFSSASIDESVEEKDVETYIHPPKMRSGSEIYAIHQVVTDETVGTSNDTKESNLVEKSFEAEKIPANRSYSYEDDAYMDTRKAYTHDRCLTRLTRSMKSDYHHSEDSGKLDDNRRPDENRYRARKLGDDRKNRNRIYHKRSNSPVYNNHENDYIISKRTYDKRKSDEYRYHARHNNGIFPVFDEVHSTFRQRLHAFDPYNAEDISYSKSEVPSDYYGEKFCGYEDWDTEKFGANMDRSISRSLEEDEYYDERRRYIEDRGEMEESYLDPGHYNDTHIEKLRSFTNSDRKRYDIEYTRWEFRGPGRNKRTVCGVYSELDNPLLKRDNERSFASRSSEESHIKSCRWDGNMMPKRSVYRRRESYRGQYSEPFDREDYMIDVDGGVECEDEIMFRHEDAKFCAHRNSFLFGKVSRRKRFVSEPDPYPDHVEELIDDPYDGSGYVKELTAGQHANRCRYFKQKNEVFGASKSSKAYRKSRERLPLSFRNPQLVVGEVKFSKKHKKPKWMDLDTCLNDKAARADETKAADEALDIEEGQILTEEVKVGPMMDKTRSYANGSRNQNGKSGFDSTRILEAMAKMEKRRARFNAPVAVARKDSYSSIKVAAVDPIQETGSNKQQRPARKRRWGASEK; the protein is encoded by the exons ATGGATGACGTAGATGACGATTTCGGTGATTTATACGCAGACGTTGAAGTGGAGGCAACCTCCGCCATCAACACTGCTCCACCATTCTCCAAAACACAGTGTGTAACCGATGAAATCGATCGAGCATGTGTTAGTGTTAACAACGATGaggatgaagacgatgacgatgAGGATGACGATTTGGACATTGTTTTGAATAGCGATGATGATAGTATTAAGCGCAGTGACGGTTATACAATTTTAAGTGTCCGAAATAGAGAGTTgcaagatgaagatgatgataatgTAGGTTCAGAG TATCTAAGGTCTCAATCAGTAGCGTATGGAAGCGATTTGAAAGGAATCGGATGTTTGTCAGCGGCTTATTGGCAGCAGTTGGGGTCAAGGTCAATGGGAGCTCAAACTGCACAAAGATTCTCACTTCCCAGGGCTAG GAACATACTAGATGTGAACATTGATGTATTTGAGCAGAAGCCTTGGAGGCATCCCGGAGCCGATATAACAGACTATTTCAATTTCGGGTTTAATGAAGATAGTTGGAAGGTTTATTGCAACCAAGTG GATGAATATCGTCATAGAGGATTTGTGTCTAGTGGGACCACACCCTCAGAGCCTGCTCAGTCAACAGAAGTGTACACG AATAAAGGCCAAGCTATTCAAGTAGAAGACAGCATTTTTGAGCGTCAATCATCCATGGATGTAAGGCGCCAACTGGACCGTGATTCAGATGCTATACAA ATCACCATTTTGGATCCAGCGGACACTTCCGTACCTGAAGCATCCGATCATGGAGATGGTTGTGGTGATGACATGACTGATCATCTTTCGTTTAGTAGTGCAAGCATCGATGAATCCGTTGAAGAGAAGGATGTGGAGACGTACATACATCCCCCTAAAATGAGAAGTGGTTCTGAAATTTATGCAATTCATCAGGTCGTAACAGATGAAACAGTCGGAACTTCAAATGATACAAAAGAATCTAATTTGGTAGAAAAATCATTTGAGGCAGAAAAGATCCCTGCAAATCGTTCTTATTCATATGAAGATGATGCGTATATGGATACGCGAAAAGCCTACACTCACGACAGATGTCTTactcggttgactcggtcaatGAAGTCCGACTACCATCATTCGGAGGACTCAGGCAAATTAGACGACAACAGAAGACCTGACGAGAATAGATATCGTGCCAGAAAGTTGGGTGACGATAGAAAAAATCGCAACCGTATATATCATAAAAGGAGTAATAGTCCTGTATATAACAATCATGAAAATGATTACATCATCTCAAAAAGAACATATGACAAAAGAAAATCTGATGAGTATAGATATCATGCTAGACACAATAATGGGATTTTTCCCGTGTTTGATGAGGTGCACTCTACTTTTCGCCAAAGATTGCATGCTTTTGATCCGTATAATGCGGAAGACATATCATATTCAAAATCAGAAGTGCCTTCAGATTACTACGGTGAAAAGTTTTGTGGCTATGAAGATTGGGATACTGAAAAGTTTGGAGCCAATATGGATCGGTCCATTTCCAGAAGTTTAGAAGAGGATGAATATTATGATGAACGAAGAAGATATATTGAAGATAGAGGAGAAATGGAGGAATCTTATCTTGATCCGGGGCATTATAATGATACACATATAGAGAAGTTAAGATCTTTTACTAATAGTGACAGAAAAAGATATGATATTGAATATACTAGATGGGAATTTAGAGGCCCTGGAAGAAACAAGAGGACGGTTTGCGGTGTATATTCTGAATTAGATAATCCTTTGTTAAAAAGAGACAATGAACGGTCTTTTGCATCGCGATCTTCTGAAGAATCCCATATCAAGAGTTGCAGATGGGATGGTAACATGATGCCTAAACGTAGTGTTTACAGAAGACGTGAAAGTTACAGAGGACAATATTCTGAACCTTTTGATAGAGAAGATTACATGATTGACGTTGATGGTGGCGTTGAATGTGAAGATGAAATTATGTTTAGGCACGAAGATGCTAAATTTTGTGCTCACCGAAATTCATTTTTGTTTGGAAAGGTTTCAAGACGTAAAAGGTTTGTTTCTGAACCTGATCCTTATCCTGATCACGTGGAGGAGTTGATTGATGATCCGTATGATGGGTCTGGTTATGTCAAGGAGTTGACCGCTGGTCAACATGCAAATCGGTGTAGATATTTTAAACAGAAAAATGAAGTTTTCGGTGCTAGTAAATCTAGTAAAGCATATAGAAAAAGTCGTGAAAGACTACCACTGAGCTTCAGGAATCCACAGTTGGTTGTTGGGGAAGTAAAG TTCTCTAAAAAACACAAGAAACCCAAATGGATGGATCTCGACACATGTCTAAACGATAAGGCGGCCCGAGCTGATGAAACAAAAGCAGCTGATGAAGCGTTGGACATTGAGGAAGGCCAGATTCTAACTGAAGAAGTAAAAGTGGGACCCATGATGGATAAAACCAGGTCATACGCAAATGGGTCCCGCAATCAAAACGGAAAATCTGGGTTTGATAGTACTCGGATTCTTGAGGCAATGGCAAAGATGGAAAAACGAAGAGCACGTTTTAATGCTCCTGTTGCTGTCGCTAGAAAGGATTCATATAGCTCGATCAAGGTTGCCGCTGTGGACCCGATTCAAGAAACTGGCTCAAATAAGCAACAAAGACCTGCTAGAAAGAGGAGATGGGGAGCGAGCGAGAAGTGA
- the LOC110940980 gene encoding uncharacterized protein LOC110940980: protein MSIESSITTDFGKGMKQGFELKWSTSVECASCEASSGLCVYDNEQMFSCSCGKGGRYANCHERGLVSSKFKWGLLSIGLLICCVIIGVTILYIVKKRKDGSYKRGFNRLPTGGK, encoded by the exons ATGAGTATTGAGAGTTCTATAACAACAGATTTTGGAAAAGGTATGAAACAAGGTTTCGAGTTAAAATGGTCAACAAGCGTCGAATGTGCATCTTGCGAGGCTAGTAGCGGATTATGTGTATATGATAATGAACAAATGTTCTCTTGTTCGTGTGGCAAAGGGGGGCGTTATGCAAATTGCCACGAGCGAG GTTTGGTGTCAAGTAAGTTCAAGTGGGGTCTTTTATCCATTG GTTTATTGATTTGTTGTGTGATAATAGGCGTAACAATATTGTACATTGTCAAGAAAAGAAAAGATGGTAGTTACAAACGAGGATTCAATCGGCTACCTACTGGTGGAAAATAA